One segment of Drosophila mauritiana strain mau12 chromosome 3R, ASM438214v1, whole genome shotgun sequence DNA contains the following:
- the LOC117143649 gene encoding serine/threonine-protein kinase GG21441: protein MSDQSTCSASRGVGPPLHKRALRVCFLRNGDRHFKGVNMVVSQARFKDISALLQEVTDSLKRHVVLRSAISNFRRTDGSHLRSLSCFSETDIVICCCKNEEIVSVNYSINKDFQRMVDSCQRWRQRRSDSGTLECMKSLDLPEAIQLYIESHIEPVVQNTRTLIYRGKTRASKTKCIVKMVNKQTQSNDCGDTYMEAEVLRQLQSHPNIIELMYTVEDECYMYLVLEYLDCDMQEVIQQLGILSEACARSVMRCTVSALAHMHQLQVIHRDIKPENLRVCFSSGQWNFKMVKVANFGLATHYRGSKLNVRCGTPCYMAPEMIAMLGYDYQVDSWSLGVTLFYMLCGKIPFASACENEKNVYAAIMSGGPTYPKDMKSVMSPEATQLIDGLLVSDPSYRVPIADLGQYQFLAL, encoded by the coding sequence CTCCAGGGGGGTAGGTCCTCCACTACACAAAAGAGCGCTGCGGGTGTGCTTCCTGCGGAACGGAGATAGACACTTCAAGGGCGTTAATATGGTCGTCTCTCAAGCCCGTTTTAAGGACATTTCGGCTCTGCTACAAGAAGTCACCGACTCTTTAAAACGCCATGTGGTTTTGCGATCAGCAATCTCTAATTTCCGCCGGACTGACGGATCGCATTTAAGATCGCTGAGTTGTTTCAGCGAAACCGACATTGTGATTTGCTGCTGTAAGAATGAAGAAATAGTTAGTGTCAATTACAGCATCAACAAGGACTTCCAGCGAATGGTGGATTCTTGTCAACGTTGGCGCCAACGTCGGTCTGACAGTGGAACCCTGGAGTGCATGAAGTCTCTCGACCTGCCCGAAGCCATTCAGCTTTACATTGAGAGCCATATAGAGCCCGTGGTGCAAAACACAAGGACGCTGATATATCGCGGGAAAACCAGGGCCAGCAAGACCAAGTGCATCGTGAAGATGGTGAACAAGCAGACCCAGAGCAACGACTGCGGAGATACCTATATGGAGGCGGAGGTGCTGCGGCAGCTTCAGTCGCATCCAAACATCATCGAGCTGATGTACACGGTTGAGGATGAGTGCTATATGTACTTGGTTTTAGAGTACCTGGACTGTGACATGCAGGAAGTGATTCAGCAGCTCGGTATCTTGTCGGAGGCGTGTGCCAGATCGGTGATGAGATGCACTGTATCGGCACTGGCGCATATGCACCAACTTCAGGTGATTCATCGGGACATCAAGCCGGAGAATCTGCGGGTCTGCTTTTCATCCGGCCAGTGGAACTTTAAAATGGTCAAAGTGGCGAACTTTGGCTTGGCCACTCACTATCGTGGAAGCAAGTTGAACGTCCGTTGCGGCACTCCTTGCTACATGGCACCCGAGATGATCGCAATGTTGGGATACGATTATCAGGTGGACTCCTGGTCGCTGGGAGTTACTCTGTTTTATATGCTATGCGGTAAAATACCCTTTGCTAGTGCCTGTGAAAATGAGAAGAATGTCTATGCAGCGATCATGAGTGGTGGACCCACATATCCCAAGGACATGAAAAGTGTCATGAGTCCGGAGGCCACCCAGTTGATCGACGGACTGCTAGTGAGCGACCCCAGCTATCGTGTCCCCATCGCTGATCTCGGCCAGTATCAGTTCTTGGCCCTATAG